A window of Littorina saxatilis isolate snail1 linkage group LG7, US_GU_Lsax_2.0, whole genome shotgun sequence contains these coding sequences:
- the LOC138970796 gene encoding eukaryotic translation initiation factor 3 subunit M-like — translation MSNPVFIDIAVPDQTLELRGYLKSLGAEISEENADSGILTDLKNIVEASSICWKEINNESDIEMVFNGIITLILVVPEADAESVVTLFCEKVGKAPSGDKKASSRLRMLNNLFDNLDAGSRNRAVVLTSMVRLAGQTDLLSMVPTDVDKIRTWNTKWELSTAKLQNLYRTLYDALVECKASEQATKVMIELLGTYTEDNASQARDDAHKCIVTCLADPNTFLMDHLLALKPVKFLEGELIHDLLSIFVSGKLSQYQLFYKNNTDFVQSLGLNHESNMRKMRLLTFMQMAESRKEMDFALIQEELLLGPQAVEEFVIDVLKTKAVNATIDQIQKKVVVLKTTHRTFSKHHWQQIRQRLAECDKNLSTVEAQLGTLANIKIQQQQIMATPAQS, via the exons acCCTGGAACTCCGTGGCTACTTGAAGTCACTTGGAGCAGAAATCTCAGAAGAGAATGCCGACTCAGGAATCCTCACAGACTTGAAGAATATTGTAGAAGCCAGTAGCATATGCTGGAAAGAGATCAACAATGAGAGTG ATATAGAAATGGTGTTCAATGGAATCATCACACTCATCCTGGTGGTGCCGGAAGCAGATGCGGAGAGCGTAGTGACACTCTTCTGTGAGAAAGTCGGCAAAGCTCCCTCGGGTGACAAGAAAGCCTCCAGCAGGCTCAGAAT GCTGAACAACCTGTTTGACAACCTTGATGCGGGGTCTCGCAACAGAGCCGTGGTACTGACCAGTATGGTGCGACTGGCCGGTCAGACTGACCTGCTGTCCATGGTGCCCACAGATGTAGACAAG atccGTACTTGGAACACCAAGTGGGAACTGAGCACAGCCAAGCTGCAGAACCTGTACAGAACTCTCTACGATGCTCTGGTGGAGTGCAAAGCTAG TGAGCAGGCAACGAAAGTGATGATTGAACTGCTGGGGACATACACAGAGGACAACGCATCTCAAGCGCGCGACGACGCTCACAAGTGTATCGTGACGTGCCTCGCCGACCCCAACACCTTTCTCATGGATCACTTGTTAGCACTCAAACCTGTCAAGTTTCTGGAGGGAGAGCTCATTCATGAT CTGCTGTCCATCTTTGTATCTGGGAAGTTGTCACAGTACCAACTGTTctacaaaaacaacacagacTTTGTTCAGTCATTAG GTTTGAACCACGAGAGCAACATGCGTaagatgcggctgctgacctTCATGCAGATGGCAGAGTCGAGAAAGGAGATGGACTTCGCTCTCATCCAGGAGGAGCTGCTCCTCGGCCCCCAGGCAGTGGAGGAGTTCGTCATCGATG TGCTGAAgacaaaggcagtgaacgcCACGATCGACCAGATTCAGAAGAAAGTGGTGGTGCTGAAGACGACGCATCGCACGTTCAGCAAGCACCACTGGCAGCAGATTCGTCAGCGCCTGGCCGAGTGCGACAAGAACCTGAGCACGGTGGAGGCCCAGCTCGGCACACTGGCTAACATCAAGATACAGCAGCAACAAATTATGGCCACACCGGCCCAGTCCTAG